The Drosophila innubila isolate TH190305 chromosome 2R unlocalized genomic scaffold, UK_Dinn_1.0 1_C_2R, whole genome shotgun sequence DNA window TGCTGTAGGTTTTAGTGTTATTTGtgataacaacaaaagcgcattgtttgtttttcatttggtCAAACGGCGGACGGTGGCCGTTGGATTGTGGCCGAAATAGGGTTTGGGATTTAGATGTGGTTGGGTAGCAGAggggcagcagcagaggcGTTCGAGTGCGTGTAGATTTCAACACTTacgccaaaaatataaatttataaacattttacaataaatactGTATGAAATGTGCGGCAAATGGATGTGCATAGATTAAATGTgacttaaatttgtattactgGAAAACTGCAAAACTAAGCCCGAgagaatacaaatttaaaaaattggcaCCTTTAGCAGGCGCATAACAtagtaaaaacattttaaaacaatccCAGATGATCGCATTTTGGCCAAATAACGTCTCTCctcatttacatatatattgatatcatAGCACAGTATATAGATGAGATATGCGGCAGTACCCAGAAAAAGTAGAAGTGTAAAGGTGTACCAATCATCTATAGGGATAGGCTTAGCTAATaggttacgtatacgcaatgtaaCACTCACCAATAGTTTGCAATGTGAGTTTGATTAGTTGAATAAATTCTTTGAATCTAGTTTCCACGTTCAAGTTTAATAAACTGCTATTGAGCTTCAATCGATTTGATTGgcttaaagttttcttttctgGTTTCTCTTGTGGTTGAAGTTCGACCAAATAATTAGCAATTTGTACGTCTTGTTGCTAGAAATAAACGACTAAATTACTGAATAGAATTACACTGACTGAAAATAATCGATCAAAATTtcaacagcaaaaatcaacTCTAAGAACAAGTGCACTTTTTGTTTCAGATATACAcaacttttttgaaattacaaaTCTTTGCGAACagttaactttttcaaaaagatACGAATAATGCAACcattaaattgattattattttatcccataaaaataatgagaattattgatttttattaattcagacattaaatatttattactattaattttttatattagtcATTAAAGACTTTTCTGATTCATAAATTTGAAAGTGTCGACAAACTAATTTttgagcaataaaataaaagtcattaatggctttgattatttttctaaaaaataaaaatctttaaagacTAATTATTAgtatatctattttttttaatatcacaaataattattaagttaatttgattgaataaaattatcaaattaccattaaaagtaatatttttgctaATAACAGAATTAATTCCTGCAGAATTGTCTAGTTGATAACTCACCTTATCGTTGTGCTTTTCGTTTCGTGCTTGTGGTTGACTAGATCGAGCCGTATTATAGCAACTTTCATCAGATGAAGAAGTTGAGTTCTtcttattcattatttttttgattttcttttgttttcttttcacaCTATGAACTGGCCTTACTTTAGGCATTTTATAGTCTTTATATTCCGTATTTAGGGAAACGGATGAATTATCCACTATGTTATATGTT harbors:
- the LOC117784448 gene encoding uncharacterized protein LOC117784448; amino-acid sequence: MSDQCNMFKKAKNHKKMHATRPEVVELYKNNTFVSDSLSSTCVSSVKFTADGQKSTKTIGKLSDRHLKANLKLPELEERCAISSNKNLYNLSKQLADYEAENQSDENSKEFQPKGDRLQNNLDRSRSMRSDNKDCNLNQTYNIVDNSSVSLNTEYKDYKMPKVRPVHSVKRKQKKIKKIMNKKNSTSSSDESCYNTARSSQPQARNEKHNDKQQDVQIANYLVELQPQEKPEKKTLSQSNRLKLNSSLLNLNVETRFKEFIQLIKLTLQTIDDWYTFTLLLFLGTAAYLIYILCYDINIYVNEERRYLAKMRSSGIVLKCFYYVMRLLKVPIF